In Lactuca sativa cultivar Salinas chromosome 5, Lsat_Salinas_v11, whole genome shotgun sequence, the DNA window aggacatgattGACAGAGCCCAGGAATAGGAAATTGAGTTGGAGCTTCGGACAAAGCGGAAGTCAACTCCGACTCAAACAACAGAGGGCTCAGcgaagaaggccaagaattctgACTCTCGATCTAGAGGCCACCAAGGTTGGAGCCTTGATAATATTACTAGTTACATTTTTCTTTATAAATGGCATATCTTTTGGGGGCTTTTTTTTTCGATTCACCATAGACCAAAATATGTTTGCAATGACCTGAATAAACCTGACCTTAAATAATTTAGAATTTCTTATATATAAATCAGACTAATTTAGATGTTGAATAAAATTTGGGTAAAAAGACCCATTTATATTGTGCAAGAGTGTTACAAAATTATCCGCACATAAAAAGTTGATATTTGTTGTTTAATCTCTCTTCCTTTAACATTAGTTCATTTATGGTTCCCCAAGATTGTGTTCGGACACATTGTTGTCCCATATATCAAATATCTAACATGAGGAAGATAAATCACAATATCTATCAGATGTCACCTATGGATTCTGACCTTTTTACTCCCTAGATTCAGATACTTCATAGGGACTACCACAACTAATAATATTTTCGCATTTTGTTAAGTGGGTTATATAAGATAAAAGAAAGTAAGCTAAGTGGATGTGGATGGTTCCTGATTAGGTGGAGGTGGCTGAGCCTTAGATGTAGTTGGACGGTTGCTTGGCCTTCCCGGACTATATTTCTTGAACACCCTTTCTTTGTTTTCCTTCCACCATTCTTCCGCCTGCTCTGCCACAAACTTCCTTTTGCTGCCattttttatcaaaacaaaaaAAGGTTATCAAGATCTTGCATAACACTTAAGTTTATACAAGGATATTTATGTCTTTTGCACAACAACATATCAGTCTCTGTCCCACCTTTCTAGGTACAATTTTTGTCCCATTGACATCGGTGcatgtcaaacacagtacaaAGACTGTTTTGACTTGGTCAAACTTTCTAGGACTATTTTTTATGACTAGGACCAAGAGGGTATTCAAATCTTTTGTACAGAATGTAGATTGAGAGCAAGTCTTTATATCATCTTTAATTTTTCATGAACCCGACATAAAGTATGTATTTTATTGAAAGTAGGCCGCTGTAATAATACAAAAACAAATGAAGAAAACTAAGTACCTGAATCTAACACGCTTAAATATTTTGGTGCCATTTGAGAGCTGAATGAGAGTAACATAAACACCAGGTTCAAATTGTTCAATCAATTCTTTCTTTTCCTCCCTCCTACTTGGATACCTGGGTAATCTCGAGCTGCCTTGTCTGCTTGTTTGACTTGTGGATTCTGTGGTTTGACCAGAAGAAGAAGATCCATTATTCTCATCAGCATACTTTCTGCTTCTGATTCTTTTCGATGAAGTAATGTCTGATTGCAAAAACTCATTCATTTTACAACTTATTGATTTGAATGCTTCATCATCAGATAGTTCTGGAGGCAGCTTCTCCGATAAATCTTTTAGCTGACATATAAAACAACAAGCTCACTAACATTATTACAttacaaaaaaaacattattatattattacGTTATTGAAAACATTAAATAACACACTAAAACAACAAGCTTCTATGTCAATTGCAATACCACAGCACCGAAAATCTAGGTTGcgttataatataaaaaaaagagtaaattacattttaggTCCTTGAGTGTATCTGATTTTTGCTATTTTAGTCCTCATTTAAAGTACAATGAGTATATTACTATTTTATGATATTAGTAATTACCTGAGATTTGACACATTTGAAGACATCCACAGCAACCAGACACTTAGCACTTTCATctgaagccaaggcagcagactgTTCAGCCTTAGTTCTCAATTTCAGAATTTCTGCTTCTTGCCGATCAGTCTTCTTCTTTAAAGTTTTCACCTACAATTTCACAAAAAGTATGAAAAAGCCATTGGGCTAAATCGGAAGAAATAGCAAAAATCACTACCTGATTATGTAACTTGGTGACTTCATGATTCAAAAGCTCATTAGACTTCTTCAAACTATCAATCACACCCCTCGAGAACATCGGAGAGCCACTGGTACACGGCGGACTCGGCCGCCTCGCGAAAGGAGAAGCCGGCCTCGCCGCCGACATCGGCTGAGGCGGTGGCTGCGGTGGCGGTAGAAACTGTGGCTGAATCGTCGTGGGGCCAGAAACAGGTCTCAAGGCATTTGAAAGCGCCCCCAATGAACTCGGAAAAGCAATATCCTTCAATTGCTGTGAAGATGGAACTTGCGAACGTCTTAAAGATGAACAATTACCTGATTTTGGTCCATACATAGCGGACATGATTTCAAGATATTTAACTGGTTCGATATTTGGAGACATTAATAGCCTTGAAGTCCGCCCTTGTTGCCCTTGTGCGGGTTGTGTGCTAAATTTCCGGTGAAAAGTGGagacgttgttgttgttgttgttaataTTCCCGATTTCACCTGATTTCTTTAATTTCGCGTAACAGGAGTCGCAAACACGGTGGGGTTTTCCAGGAATTGGCGCCAATGCGGCTTTTATCGCTTTTCGTGAACTACAACCATGGCAATGAAAATTCCCACAGTTATAACAATTGTGTCTCTTTCGAGTGAATCCAAACGCTTGCTTACATCCCGAACAAACTGATTGATCGGCGCCGGAAACCCATTTGTGGATGCAAATACTCGTGGTGTAACTTGCGCCACAAGAAATGCTTTTCACGTGTCGATCTTTTAACGATTCGACTAAAGTTGGAGTTTTCCGATCTTCGTAGTCCCCATGGCCTAATCTTCCGTTTGCTCCCATTCCCCATGTGAAGATTTCACTTCTTGATGTTAAAACCGCACAATGGTAGGCCCCACATGAAATTTCTTCAACGAATTCGCCGACTAATCCGTCTTGTACTAACGCCGGTTTTTTTCCGTCGGATTGTGGGTTTCCGAGTTGGCCGTACGCCGGACTACCCATGGCGAAGACATGGCCGGAGGTTGTGAGGGCTAACGTCATGGTGTGGCCACATGCTAGTTGATGGAAGTTGTAATCCATAAGAGATGAAATACAAGTTGGTTGTAAGTACGTTGTCTTATCTCCATGACCTAATCGGAATTTATCGCCGTCGCCCCACGTAAACAGCTTCCGGGAAGTCGAAAGTCCGCCTTGTTGATTTGTGACCTCGACAATCGCCGCCGTATGCCATACTCCACACGCGACTTTCAAAGTTTTCAACCCGTTTAACGATTGGACTTCTTTTGGATACTTTACACTTTCCCGATCTCCGTGCCCTAAAACCCCAAACCTTCCATCGCCGAACGTAAATAGCCTCCCGTCGACGGTTGACAGCGCCGTATGCCATGTGCTACACGCGACGGAGAACACCAGAAGTCCTTCCAAAGGACCGGAGACCCGTTTCGGTATCCAATGGCTCGCGTCGGTGCCATGACCGAGGAGACCGGCGTTATGTAACCCATCACCCCAGGTGTATAAATCTCCGGCGTTCGTTATAGCACACGTATGAAACTCACCACACGCGACATAATCGACATTAGTAACGGCGAGAAACTCCACAAGATGTGGCCGGCGGAAGTCTTTTTCCGTTCCGTGGCCGAGCCGGCCGCCGGATTCCTCCCCCCAAGTGAAAACCTCGCCTTGTTTTGTAACAAGGGACAAATGGCGAACGCCACACGCGATTTGTTGGACGTCTATGACTACGTTCGACTCTAGGAGCCTAGGGATGGTGACGTCACTTTTTGATTGGAAAGTGTTTATGGATCCATCGGTGGATGCCACGTCAGACCAAACTTCTCCCCAAACGAAAACGTCTCCTAGCGATTCTATGTCATCGTGGCCAGAATTGTGATTTGAACAACTGGGAGTGCTGGAAACGCTGATTCTGAAACCATCTGCTGCACCACTTGTTCTTAATTGCATGTTTGTGGATCAAGATTTGGCATTTAGAAACTGGTAAATTTAAAAGATTAATTAGAAGGTTGTAAATGTATACACCCAAGAAAACCAAGTATTATAAGCATGCATTAGAGTGTGTAGCAATAGAATTTGTAAAAGTCAGTAATATAATGTAAGAAATAACAACTTACTACTATTATTGGTGTATTATATCATCCTACTTATATTTCTTTCTATTAGAGCATTGTACTTTTGGTTTTTTTCTTCTTATTTAGACA includes these proteins:
- the LOC111919438 gene encoding PH, RCC1 and FYVE domains-containing protein 1; translation: MQLRTSGAADGFRISVSSTPSCSNHNSGHDDIESLGDVFVWGEVWSDVASTDGSINTFQSKSDVTIPRLLESNVVIDVQQIACGVRHLSLVTKQGEVFTWGEESGGRLGHGTEKDFRRPHLVEFLAVTNVDYVACGEFHTCAITNAGDLYTWGDGLHNAGLLGHGTDASHWIPKRVSGPLEGLLVFSVACSTWHTALSTVDGRLFTFGDGRFGVLGHGDRESVKYPKEVQSLNGLKTLKVACGVWHTAAIVEVTNQQGGLSTSRKLFTWGDGDKFRLGHGDKTTYLQPTCISSLMDYNFHQLACGHTMTLALTTSGHVFAMGSPAYGQLGNPQSDGKKPALVQDGLVGEFVEEISCGAYHCAVLTSRSEIFTWGMGANGRLGHGDYEDRKTPTLVESLKDRHVKSISCGASYTTSICIHKWVSGADQSVCSGCKQAFGFTRKRHNCYNCGNFHCHGCSSRKAIKAALAPIPGKPHRVCDSCYAKLKKSGEIGNINNNNNNVSTFHRKFSTQPAQGQQGRTSRLLMSPNIEPVKYLEIMSAMYGPKSGNCSSLRRSQVPSSQQLKDIAFPSSLGALSNALRPVSGPTTIQPQFLPPPQPPPQPMSAARPASPFARRPSPPCTSGSPMFSRGVIDSLKKSNELLNHEVTKLHNQVKTLKKKTDRQEAEILKLRTKAEQSAALASDESAKCLVAVDVFKCVKSQLKDLSEKLPPELSDDEAFKSISCKMNEFLQSDITSSKRIRSRKYADENNGSSSSGQTTESTSQTSRQGSSRLPRYPSRREEKKELIEQFEPGVYVTLIQLSNGTKIFKRVRFSKRKFVAEQAEEWWKENKERVFKKYSPGRPSNRPTTSKAQPPPPNQEPSTST